GGCGAAGCCTTCGATTGAACCGGGATTCTCCTCCTTGTTTTTTTGCAGTTTCGGTGAGCCTGAGGTACGGGTACTATGGGGACTCTCGCATGGTGATCGGCCCGAGCTCGTCGCGGCTGATCACGGCGAGCTCATTGTTCGTGGACCGGGTCGAGGTGCGGGACGAAGCTAGGAAAGGGGTCAGCGTCTATGGCTTCTCCGAGAAGCCCCAGTTGAGCTACGAGACAAACTGGACGGCGTCGAATTATCTGATCGTGGGCTCTTACAATCGCAAGGTAAAATCGAGAATTCGTCAGATTCTGTTGTTGCAGCTTTATTTCCATGGTGATTACAGGTCGGAAACGATGGTGTTGACTTGAACCTGTGTGATTTAGATGGGTTCCTATGCTGCGGTGCAGGGATTCAACCTGTGGTTAAACAGAGGTTCGAAAATCCGAATGCGATGGGAAGCTCAGACGAGCCACTTAAATCAACTGCAAGTCGCTTTGATTAAAGGTAAGTCGTCACTTGCATTAGGAATGTAATAGGTAGGAGAAATAGCCCTGTAATCTGGGATTGTTTTCTCAGGCTAGTTAATCTCGATTCTTGCAGGGGAGCTTAAGTACGAAACGTTGCAGCCAAGTTTTTCGAGTTCCCCTGATGAGGCAGCGCTCAAAGAACCAATTAACTGTAAGACTTTATAGCAACAGTTTTCATGTTATGACaccaagttttctttttttaatcccAACAGAAGTACTAGGTCTTGCCCTGAACTCTTCTGTTCATCTTCAGAAGTAGGACTCTTTAGCCGTACAGAGAATAGTTTTACCAGGTTCTTCGTACCCATTAGCAGCAATATTGCATCATACCTTGTTATAGATCTAGGTTAACCTTGATCTGGATTCTGGACCAAAAGATCTTCCATACTGAAAGGATTTCAGGGAGGTCATGATGGAGCTGGTCAATGTAATACTAATTTTCTTGTGGCTTTCATGAGACATTGTCTGTGGAAGTCGATATTTGGCAGAGCAATTGCTTGAGTGATACGCAGTTTGAGATGTACGGTATTGTTGATTGGAtcgaatttttttcatttcagtTAAAGAAGCCGAGTACTAtattgaagaagatgacaaaTACTATGTAAAAGTTGTAAACGCCAATTCTAGGAGCATCATCATGTCGATGAGCATGAACGTTTCATCAAAGATATATGACACAACAAAGGCAAAGATTATGTGCTCGACATTACAGGGGTCCTGTCAGCTGAAGCTCCTGTTCCCTAATACTCAGTACGTGGTGGTAACCACACCAAGCAATGTAATTTCTTACCCCCTAAGTTGCTTTGTGAACACGATGGAACCTCCGAAGTTTTAACTTCTGGTGGTCACAATAACTTCAGGGCGACCTCGGCGATTGGTACATCGAGCTCTCTTTCGTGGCTCGTGTCATAACTTACATTGCAATTCTAGGTAAGGAAATCGAGAAATCTCCCTTGAGAATATGCCTTTCTGTTCATAACTAGTGATTGAGATTCAGCCTAACAAGTTCTAGATCTGCAGGATTCATTGTGATTGTCATTTTTCTAATACTGAAGTACCTTGGAGTTTGTGATGGTGAGAATGAGGACCATGTAGACGACACCCCCACGTTTTCTGTTCAGGAAGTGACGGAGACTGCTCCTATGATGCCGGAGAAATCAAGTAGGCCCACGTATGGAACCaatgaggaggaggatgatgatggGGGATCATCTAGTAGCTCTTCAGAGGATTTATATGATGCGAAATTATGCGTGATCTGTTATGACGACCAAAGGAATTGCTTCTTCGTCCCTTGTGGACACCGTACTACTTGTTATGACTGTGCTCAAAGGTATTCATTCGATGATCATGTACTGTGTAATATGTGTGTTACGAGTATGAATCATTCACATAAGAACTTTCTTTTGCAGGATCATGGAGGGGGAGAGCAAAGTATGTCCAATTTGCCGGAGGCTTATCCGTAAAGTGAGGAGATTGTTTAGCccataaatagaaatttgaCTGTGTACATCGCGTGCTCATctataagaagaagaaattttacagTCTGGTGAGAGAGAGGGTCATCTGTTTTTGTATCCTGAGTCCTCTGTCTGGCTTCTTAATTTTCTAATCCAACTCTTCATTGCCATTCGACTTGCTGGATCAAGTTGGCAGGAATTTTGTGAGGATTAAAACTGAACTGTTGTTACTAGGATGAATTGTGATTCGTTCAGAAATAGAATTCAATCGGGAAAGGATAGTCGCAATTGTATACTTGAAAAGTGTCTCATGTCATTCTGTATCTATTTGGGTCGGTGTGAAGTTCAGAATTTGTTTGGTGATGGCCGCAAGCATCCCGCCACACTCGTTAAATCCAGTTTGAAAATCTGAGTTTTCGAACTTGCTTTTGACAATTACTACACGTCCAAAGTGGCAGAAAGTTGATCTCCATGAAAGTTGTGCTAACTGTGGAAGAGTTTGTTGAAATGCGCGGGATTCTACATTATCCTACAATCGCCGTTTCACAGTAGAGGACTCATTCCATCAAGACAAATCCAATGTCTCGTAGATATAAAAGTACATGAGCAGGTCTCTCGCATCGAAAGATACACAAAAGGTCTAGCCACCATTTTGATTCGCAGTTTCGAGATTCCTGCATTACCAGCTTCCAACGCAACTGATGCGCTTAGGTTCAAATAGGAGAACTACCCAAGAAGCGAGGCATTTAAGGAACGAATTGTTTGAATTGTTAAAGCTATGATGTAGATATGCGTATACGTCAAAAAGCGAAATGACAAACAGGGCAGGCAAACAGAGTATCAAGAGAAAGCTACAAACTACAAGAATGGAATGGCGTAACACTAAATCTGCTGTTTCTGCTTCTTCATCAGAACAACTGGAAGAGGACATACAAACTAAGACACTTCAACCAGACCAAGCAGAATCTATTTCCAAAGCAAGGTTCTCTCTAAAATATTCTCGGATTATCCAAAACTTAAATAAGTATTCTGAAAATGACCTCGAACGAATCAAACTCTTTCAACTAGGTGTCTATATCTTGGGCTGCAATAAGCCAGACATCATCTTGCGTTTCATTGACTTTGTCCAAtttagaggggaaaaaagaaaagaaaaaagaatatggaTAGCTCCTTTGCTTTTCCCGATATGATCATAAGCACCATAAGGTTGTCAATGGTGATTATCAGGAAAGGCTAGATCCCAGATCTCTGAAAACAGCCAGGTCAAGCCATGGAAATAAGAGCTTTGTTCTTCTATtttctcatcttcatcatccCGTACTTCCTCACAAAGCAGCTCCTCCGACGATACAAAAATCTACCACCAAGCCCTTCCTATTGCCTCCCCGTCATAGGCCACCTACACCTCTTCAAGAAACCCATCCACCAGGCCTTCGCTGACCTTGCCGACCGCTACGGCCCGGTCTTGTTCATGCGATTCGGGTCCCGACCCGTCGTCCTCGTCTCCTCACCCTCGGATGCGGAAGAGTGCTTCACCAGGAATGACCTCGTCTTTGCCAACCGCCCCCGGCTACTGGCGGGGAAACACCTCGGCTACAACTACACCACCCTCATGTGGGCCTCCTATGGTGACCACTGGCGCAACCTGAGACGCATCGCTTCGGCGGAGTTATTGTCCTCCCATCGCCTGCACATGTTCTACAGCATCCGCGTCGAGGAGGTCAGATCATTGGTCGGTCGCCTTGTCCGAGCATCAGAGAGCAAAGAGTTTGGTACCGGGGATATGAAAATGATGTTCTTCGAGCTGACACTGAATGTCATGATGAGGATGATCACTGGGAAACGATACTATGGAGAGAAATCGGAGGAATTCGAGGAGGCCGTGAGGTTCAAGGAGATCATAAGAGAGACCTTCCAGCTAAGCGGGGCCACGGATATGGCCGATTTCGTGCCGGTTTTGAAGTGGCTCGGTGTGAGCCGGACTGAGAAGAAGCTGGTCATATTGCAGGAAAAGAGGGACAGATTCATGCAGAATCTGATTGAAGAACACAGGACAACGAGGAGGCTTTCGATGAGCGAAGCCACGAGCAAAACGATGATTGATGTTCTACTGTCGCGCCAAGAAGCAGAAACGGAGTACTACACTGACGGAGTAATCAGAGGAATGATTCAGGTAAGCCCGCCCTTCTGGTTCTCTCTTGTTTTACTTGTCATTACCTTTGATATCTTATGCCCTAGGGAAGCGTTAGATAGATTGCGACTCTTGTTTTGTATGCTCTGGCTTGATTGGCACCCATAAGCAACTTGAAGAACATCGACTGTGGTCATTCTGTCGAAGGTCTGTTGTAGGAATTGAAGGACCTTCTTCTTTGTACCTTAAGGCTCTTGCGAGGGTTCTCCCATCCGGTCGGCACGCCTGTTGTTGTCATTAAGTGCAAGCTTGAATCTCAATCTACTTTGCTCAACATGTCAGTTTTCCAGGCTTTGAATTTCAAGTAGTGTCAGAAATCTCGATACGACACTTCAACGAAGTGATGATGATCTGGGACGTAAATTCAGGTCATGCTAACAGCAGGGACCGATACCAGCGCCAGCACGATGGAATGggctctgtctcttctcttgAACAATCCCGAGGCCTTGGCCAAAGCCCAAGCCGAGATTGACGCTCGCACGGGACAGAACAGGCTGATCGAGGAATCGGACCTCGCCGAGCTCCCTTATCTGCAAGCTGTCGTCACCGAGACGCTTAGAATGTACCCGCCCGCTCCACTGATTCCGCCCCACGAATCATCTGAAGAGTGCACGGTCGGCGGCTTCCGGGTCCCGCGCGGCACGATGCTGTTGGTCAACATATGGGCCTTCCAGAACGATCCGAAGCTATGGGCCGAGCCCAGGAAGTTCATGCCCGAGAGGTTCCAAGGCCTTGGAATGGAAGGTAATCTAGGGCTCGCGATGTCTCCATTCGGGGCGGGTAGGAGGGGATGTCCCGGCGAGGCGCTCGCGATGCGGATGGTGGGTTTGGCGCTCGGGACGTTAATTCAGTGCTTCGACTGGAAAAGGGTGGGAGAAGAAATGGTCGACATGAGCGGAGGGACAGGCCTCATCATGCCCAAAGCTCAACCGCTGATCGCGAAGTACCGACCACGTAAAACCATCTCACGCCTGATTTCTCAGTGTCGTGACTAGCGAATGTGGATTCTACTAAACGTTTGTTCATTGAAAATGTTGTTGCCTATGTTAAAAAATGTGCATTTCAAACTTAATTGGGTTAGTATGTGTTTTGCAGTACGAACACAATTGAATAAATGTATAATCTCAATAGGTTGATCCAAGTCTCTGAATTACTTGCCACCATTAATCGGCCATTCAAGCTGAAAATcctcatacatacatacatacatacatacatacatacatacatacatacatacatacatatacaaatatatatgtgtgtgtgtgtataggCTTAATAAAGAGTCCAAGCACTTTTTATTTGACTTTAGAAATTGGTCGAGGAAAGAATGACATCATCGAAGTGAACTGTTAGCGGCAACACAAAACTTGTTTTATATTTGTCATTTCACTTTTTGATTTGAGCAGCGAAGTTTGCACCATAAAGCCAACAATTTCATTATTGTAAGTTTGACTCAGTTAGTGATAATTTCCATCGTCATCTATCTTAGTCTCACGAGAAGTTCAAGCCACTGTCCTCTGGTACATCTGGATATACAGAAATT
The window above is part of the Eucalyptus grandis isolate ANBG69807.140 chromosome 6, ASM1654582v1, whole genome shotgun sequence genome. Proteins encoded here:
- the LOC104447838 gene encoding E3 ubiquitin-protein ligase APD1 isoform X3; this translates as MVIGPSSSRLITASSLFVDRVEVRDEARKGVSVYGFSEKPQLSYETNWTASNYLIVGSYNRKMGSYAAVQGFNLWLNRGSKIRMRWEAQTSHLNQLQVALIKGELKYETLQPSFSSSPDEAALKEPINFKEAEYYIEEDDKYYVKVVNANSRSIIMSMSMNVSSKIYDTTKAKIMCSTLQGSCQLKLLFPNTQYVVVTTPSNGDLGDWYIELSFVARVITYIAILGFIVIVIFLILKYLGVCDGENEDHVDDTPTFSVQEVTETAPMMPEKSSRPTYGTNEEEDDDGGSSSSSSEDLYDAKLCVICYDDQRNCFFVPCGHRTTCYDCAQRIMEGESKVCPICRRLIRKVRRLFSP
- the LOC104447838 gene encoding E3 ubiquitin-protein ligase APD2 isoform X1 — its product is MYRPVSHLPGNALYSSPAQRWQEAWARLLAPLTLWLCVSVSLRYGYYGDSRMVIGPSSSRLITASSLFVDRVEVRDEARKGVSVYGFSEKPQLSYETNWTASNYLIVGSYNRKMGSYAAVQGFNLWLNRGSKIRMRWEAQTSHLNQLQVALIKGELKYETLQPSFSSSPDEAALKEPINFKEAEYYIEEDDKYYVKVVNANSRSIIMSMSMNVSSKIYDTTKAKIMCSTLQGSCQLKLLFPNTQYVVVTTPSNGDLGDWYIELSFVARVITYIAILGFIVIVIFLILKYLGVCDGENEDHVDDTPTFSVQEVTETAPMMPEKSSRPTYGTNEEEDDDGGSSSSSSEDLYDAKLCVICYDDQRNCFFVPCGHRTTCYDCAQRIMEGESKVCPICRRLIRKVRRLFSP
- the LOC104447837 gene encoding cytochrome P450 81Q32: MEIRALFFYFLIFIIPYFLTKQLLRRYKNLPPSPSYCLPVIGHLHLFKKPIHQAFADLADRYGPVLFMRFGSRPVVLVSSPSDAEECFTRNDLVFANRPRLLAGKHLGYNYTTLMWASYGDHWRNLRRIASAELLSSHRLHMFYSIRVEEVRSLVGRLVRASESKEFGTGDMKMMFFELTLNVMMRMITGKRYYGEKSEEFEEAVRFKEIIRETFQLSGATDMADFVPVLKWLGVSRTEKKLVILQEKRDRFMQNLIEEHRTTRRLSMSEATSKTMIDVLLSRQEAETEYYTDGVIRGMIQVMLTAGTDTSASTMEWALSLLLNNPEALAKAQAEIDARTGQNRLIEESDLAELPYLQAVVTETLRMYPPAPLIPPHESSEECTVGGFRVPRGTMLLVNIWAFQNDPKLWAEPRKFMPERFQGLGMEGNLGLAMSPFGAGRRGCPGEALAMRMVGLALGTLIQCFDWKRVGEEMVDMSGGTGLIMPKAQPLIAKYRPRKTISRLISQCRD
- the LOC104447838 gene encoding E3 ubiquitin-protein ligase APD2 isoform X2; amino-acid sequence: MYRPVSHLPGNALYSSPAQRWQEAWARLLAPLTLWLCVSVSLRYGYYGDSRMVIGPSSSRLITASSLFVDRVEVRDEARKGVSVYGFSEKPQLSYETNWTASNYLIVGSYNRKGFNLWLNRGSKIRMRWEAQTSHLNQLQVALIKGELKYETLQPSFSSSPDEAALKEPINFKEAEYYIEEDDKYYVKVVNANSRSIIMSMSMNVSSKIYDTTKAKIMCSTLQGSCQLKLLFPNTQYVVVTTPSNGDLGDWYIELSFVARVITYIAILGFIVIVIFLILKYLGVCDGENEDHVDDTPTFSVQEVTETAPMMPEKSSRPTYGTNEEEDDDGGSSSSSSEDLYDAKLCVICYDDQRNCFFVPCGHRTTCYDCAQRIMEGESKVCPICRRLIRKVRRLFSP